A window of Dehalococcoidia bacterium contains these coding sequences:
- a CDS encoding AAA family ATPase, whose amino-acid sequence MVEVIITEVKLESKRKFDWHDHAVRHDALLGKKLNPIEFLVRDMLVNVGTGVIAGPKKKRKSFMATQLTHSVASGKPFLGHAVKQGSVVHFALEDGERRTQARIQRQSTMPGLPITWFYQWPAFNTSLGFEQLRLMLAELKPALVVVDTFAKCLNGKPDQNSAGDMADFGNRIHDLALEMNTMILFIAHHGKMSTRDPGFDIRGSSAIPSSTDVNIGLYRNSDDTFDLIGEGRDIEDFDLRVKFDTEAKWVWEYVGEAKDARREEAEKAIIRAIEFLGGNVEASAIADEIGITRPSVQPQLKRMREEGTIACVIEGTKPKKILYSLTSSSTSSSSSSYNHLLHRQNTDAVDEVSDVYKKPHNTFDF is encoded by the coding sequence ATGGTCGAAGTCATTATCACTGAGGTAAAGCTAGAGTCAAAGAGGAAATTTGACTGGCATGACCACGCAGTAAGGCATGATGCGCTTCTCGGTAAGAAGTTGAATCCAATTGAGTTCTTGGTGCGTGACATGTTGGTCAATGTAGGCACTGGGGTGATTGCAGGTCCTAAGAAGAAAAGGAAGTCCTTTATGGCTACGCAACTAACTCATTCAGTGGCTTCTGGGAAGCCATTTCTCGGACACGCCGTCAAGCAAGGATCGGTTGTACATTTCGCTCTCGAGGATGGGGAAAGACGGACTCAAGCGCGGATTCAGAGGCAATCAACAATGCCCGGGTTGCCTATTACGTGGTTCTACCAGTGGCCTGCTTTTAACACATCTTTAGGCTTTGAGCAGTTGAGACTAATGCTGGCAGAATTGAAACCAGCACTCGTCGTTGTCGACACTTTTGCCAAGTGCCTTAACGGTAAGCCAGACCAGAACTCAGCAGGTGACATGGCCGATTTTGGGAATCGAATTCATGATCTTGCGCTTGAGATGAACACTATGATCTTATTCATTGCCCACCACGGAAAAATGAGCACCCGCGATCCAGGGTTCGACATCAGAGGCAGTTCCGCTATTCCTAGTTCAACCGATGTGAATATTGGCCTATACCGGAACTCAGACGATACATTCGACCTCATAGGTGAGGGCAGGGACATTGAAGATTTTGATCTTAGGGTGAAATTCGACACGGAGGCCAAGTGGGTTTGGGAATATGTTGGCGAGGCGAAGGATGCTCGAAGGGAAGAGGCAGAAAAGGCCATCATTAGGGCTATAGAATTTCTCGGTGGCAACGTTGAGGCATCTGCTATTGCTGATGAGATAGGAATCACTAGACCGTCGGTGCAACCTCAGTTGAAGCGGATGCGCGAGGAAGGCACCATAGCATGTGTAATTGAAGGAACCAAACCGAAGAAGATTCTATATAGCTTAACATCTTCATCTACTTCATCATCATCATCATCATATAATCATCTTCTTCATCGACAAAATACTGATGCTGTTGATGAAGTAAGTGATGTTTATAAAAAGCCTCACAATACTTTTGACTTTTGA
- a CDS encoding helix-turn-helix domain-containing protein, whose protein sequence is MANTKVEVEKLGLSRKEVAAATGLSLSTVSNAIREGRIPSVRLSPRRIVVSKKTLEAILDGSLRIS, encoded by the coding sequence ATGGCGAATACCAAGGTAGAAGTAGAAAAGTTGGGGTTGAGCCGAAAAGAGGTTGCCGCAGCCACCGGCTTGAGCCTATCAACGGTCAGTAATGCGATCAGGGAGGGCAGGATTCCGAGCGTAAGACTTTCCCCTCGCAGGATAGTGGTCAGCAAGAAGACTTTGGAGGCTATCCTGGACGGCAGTCTCAGAATCAGCTAA